The Vicia villosa cultivar HV-30 ecotype Madison, WI unplaced genomic scaffold, Vvil1.0 ctg.002646F_1_1, whole genome shotgun sequence genome window below encodes:
- the LOC131639461 gene encoding uncharacterized protein LOC131639461 → MAGRNDVAIAIAFEAMAKAMLNQPNASANDESCSLATFQRENPSTFKGNYDYDGELAWFKEMRKDFLSGGLLYRCRIYEEDRYAHYKIINENRGKHQHNRGKPYDTPAGKGKQKVAEGKRTSGGDTPAGIVCFKCGKPGHKSNACTGDVKRCLRCGKTGHEIADCKHKEPKKAQSGGKVFALAGTQTFSEDRLIKGTCFINITPLITIIGTSATHCFIVVDCVKKLGLVLSSMNGDMVIHIPAKGSVTTYLVCWKCPLSIFGRDFVVDLVCLSLSGLDLILGMKWLAYNYVILMVKYVRYYTHVEEVEIGLLSARQLQELVQDEAHVFSLMASLSIENQATIDELQAVHEFPEVFPDETPDVPPEREVELSDLVPGTRPISMAPYRMLASELGELKK, encoded by the exons ATGGCTGGAAGGAATGATGTTGCGATTGCTATTGCCTTTGAAGCGATGGCTAAGGCTATGCTGAATCAGCCTAACGCTAGTGCGAATGATGAATCATGCAGCTTGGCAaccttccagagggagaatccttctaCCTTCAAGGGTAATTATGATTACGATGGGGAACTAGCATGGTTCAAGGAGATGAGAAAGGATTTTCTGAGTGGTGGACTGCTCT ATAGATGCAGAATTTATGAGGAGGACAGATATGCTCACTATAAGATCATAAATGAGAATAGAGGTAAACACCAACATAACCGTGGGAAGCCTTATGATACTCCAGCTGGTAAGGGCAAGCAAAAAGTTGCTGAGGGTAAGAGGACTAGTGGGGGAGATACCCCTGCTGGTATTGTATGTTTCAAATGTGGGAAGCCAGGTCATAAAAGTAATGCATGTACAGGAGATGTAAAGAGGTGTTTGCGTTGTGGTAAAACCGGGCATGAAATAGCTGATTGTAAGCACAAAGAG CCTAAGAAAGCACAAtctggtgggaaggtgtttgcgtTAGCAGGAACTCAGACATTCAGTGAAGACAGACTAATCaaaggtacatgtttcattaatattactcccttaattactattattggtACTAGTGCTACGCATTGTTTTATTGTTGTTGATTGTGTGAAAAAgttgggtcttgtgttgtcttCTATGAATGGAGATATGGTCATCCATATTCCAGCTAAGGGGTCAGTGACTACTTATCTAGTGTGTTGGAAGTGTCCTTTATCTATCTTTGGCAGagactttgttgttgatttgGTTTGTCTGTCGTTGAGTGGATTGGATTTGATCTTGGGTATGAAATGGTTGGCATATAACTATGTTATATTAATGGTTAAATATGTGCGGTATTATACTCATGTAGAAGAGGTGGAAATAGGTTTATTATCTGCTAGACAATTGCAGGAATTGGTGCAAGATGAAGCGCATGTATTTTCGTTGATGGCGTCGTTATCTATTGAGAATCAGGCTACAATTGATGAATTACAAGCGGTACatgaatttcctgaagtttttCCCGATGAGACTCCCGATGTACCGCCAGAAAGAGAAGTTGAATTATCTGATCTTGTCCCTGGTACTAGACCTATTTCCATGGCACCATACAGGATGTTAGCATCTGAGTTGGGAGAGTTGAAGAAGTAA